Proteins encoded together in one Diceros bicornis minor isolate mBicDic1 chromosome 18, mDicBic1.mat.cur, whole genome shotgun sequence window:
- the SP6 gene encoding transcription factor Sp6, protein MLTAVCGSLGSQHTDAPHASPPRLDLQPLQTYQGHTSPEAGDYPSPLQPGELQSLPLGPEVDFSQGYELPGASSRVTCEDLESDSPLAPGPFSKLLQPDMSHHYESWFRPTHPGTEDGSWWDLHPGTSWMDLPHTQGALTSPGHPGALQAGLGGYVGDHQLCAPPPHPHPHHLLPAAGGQHLLGPPDGAKALEAAAPESQGLDSSLDGAARPKGSRRSVPRSSGQTVCRCPNCLEAERLGAPCGPDGGKKKHLHNCHIPGCGKAYAKTSHLKAHLRWHSGDRPFVCNWLFCGKRFTRSDELQRHLQTHTGTKKFPCAVCSRVFMRSDHLAKHMKTHEGAKEEAAGAATGEGKAGGAVEPPGGKGKREAEGSAAPPN, encoded by the coding sequence ATGCTAACCGCTGTCTGCGGCTCTTTGGGCAGCCAGCACACGGACGCGCCTCACGCCTCGCCGCCGCGCCTCGACCTGCAGCCCCTCCAGACGTACCAGGGCCACACGAGCCCGGAGGCCGGGGACTACCCCTCCCCGCTGCAGCCTGGAGAGCTGCAGAGCCTCCCGCTGGGCCCGGAGGTGGACTTCTCACAGGGCTATGAGCTGCCGGGGGCCTCCTCTCGGGTAACCTGCGAGGACCTGGAAAGCGACAGTCCCTTGGCCCCGGGACCCTTCTCCAAGCTCCTGCAGCCGGACATGTCACACCATTACGAATCATGGTTCCGGCCGACTCACCCAGGCACTGAGGATGGCTCGTGGTGGGACCTTCATCCGGGCACTAGCTGGATGGACCTCCCCCACACTCAGGGCGCGCTGACCTCACCTGGCCACCCCGGGGCGCTTCAGGCTGGCTTGGGGGGCTACGTCGGAGACCACCAGCTTTGTGCCCcgccgccccacccccaccctcatcaCCTCCTCCCAGCCGCCGGAGGGCAGCACCTCCTGGGGCCTCCCGACGGGGCTAAGGCCTTGGAAGCGGCCGCCCCGGAGTCCCAGGGGCTGGATTCCAGTCTGGACGGGGCGGCACGGCCCAAAGGCTCCCGGCGGTCAGTGCCCCGCAGCTCAGGCCAGACCGTGTGCCGCTGCCCCAACTGCCTGGAGGCGGAGCGACTGGGGGCTCCGTGCGGGCCCGATGGGGGCAAGAAGAAGCATTTGCACAATTGCCACATCCCGGGCTGCGGGAAAGCCTACGCCAAGACATCGCACCTGAAGGCGCACCTGCGCTGGCACAGCGGCGACCGTCCCTTCGTGTGCAACTGGCTCTTCTGCGGCAAGCGCTTCACGCGCTCCGACGAGCTGCAGCGCCACCTCCAGACCCACACGGGCACCAAGAAGTTCCCCTGTGCGGTCTGCAGCCGTGTCTTCATGCGCAGCGACCACCTGGCCAAACACATGAAAACCCACGAGGGCGCCAAGGAGGAGGCTGCCGGGGCGGCCACCGGCGAGGGCAAGGCGGGCGGAGCGGTGGAGCCCCCAGGGGGCAAAGGCAAGCGGGAGGCCGAGGGCAGCGCGGCTCCCCCCAACTGA
- the SCRN2 gene encoding secernin-2, protein MASSGPDPPCSCDCFVSVPPASAIPAVIFAKNSDRPRDEVQEVVFIPAGTHIPGSQLQCTYIEVEQVSKTHAVILSRPSWLWGAEMGANEHGVCIGNEAVWTKEPVGEGEALLGMDLLRLALERSSSAQEAVHVITGLLERYGQGGRCREDPTPFCYHNTFLLADRTEAWVLETAGRLWAAQRIQEGARNISNQLSIGTDISAEHPELRTHARAQGWWGGQSTFDFAQVFSLTQQPVRMEAAKARVRAGQELLQQQQGDITAEVMMGILRNKESGICMDSGGFRTTASMVSILPRDPTQPCVHFLTATPDPSRSVFKPFIFGVGAAQAPQVLSPTFGAQDPARTLPRFHTQVDRRHTLYRGHQVALGLMESEQGRGQQLQQKQRDLEQEGLEAARRLLAGEWTPPPQELGGLFQAFVERESQVYA, encoded by the exons ATGGCATCATCGGGCCCTGACCCACCATGTTCCTGCGACTGCTTTGTCTCAGTGCCCCCTGCCTCTGCCATCCCAGCCGTGATCTTTGCCAAGAACTCTGACCGACCCCGGGACGAAGTGCAGGAGGTGGTGTTTATACCAGCAGGCACTCACATTCCTGGGAGCCAGCTCCAG TGCACCTACATTGAGGTGGAGCAGGTGTCGAAGACCCACGCTGTGATCCTGAGCCGCCCTTCTTGGCTGTGGGGGGCTGAGATGGGCGCCAATGAGCATGGTGTTTGTATTGGCAACGAAGCCGTGTGGACCAAGGAGCCCGTTGGGGAGGGGGAAGCCCTGCTGGGCATGGATCTACTCAG GCTGGCTTTAGAACGGAGCAGCTCAGCCCAGGAGGCTGTGCACGTGATCACAGGCTTGTTGGAGCGCTACGGGCAGGGGGGCAGGTGCCGAGAGGACCCCACACCATTCTGCTACCACAACACCTTCCTGCTGGCCGACCGGACTGAGGCGTGGGTGCTGGAGACGGCAGGGAGGCTGTGGGCTGCACAGAGGATCCAGG AGGGGGCCCGCAACATCTCCAACCAGCTGAGCATCGGCACGGACATCTCGGCAGAACACCCTGAGCTTCGGACCCATGCCCGGGCCCAGGGCTGGTGGGGTGGGCAGAGCACCTTTGACTTCGCTCAGGTCTTCTCCCTGACCCAGCAGCCCGTGCGCATGGAGGCCGCCAAGGCCCGCGTCCGGGCAGGGCAGGAGCTGCTGCAGCAGCAGCAAG GGGACATCACGGCAGAGGTGATGATGGGCATCCTCAGGAACAAGGAGAGTGGCATCTGTATGGACTCTGGAGGCTTCCGCACCACGGCCAGCATGGTGTCCATCCTGCCCCGGGATCCCACACAGCCCTGCGTTCACTTCCTCACTGCCACACCAGACCCTTCCAG GTCAGTGTTCAAACCTTTCATCTTTGGGGTGGGGGCAGCCCAGGCCCCCCAGGTGCTCTcccccacttttggagcacaggACCCTGCTCGGACCCTGCCCCGATTCCACACTCAGGTGGATCGCCGGCACACTCTCTACCGTGGACACCAGGTGGCCCTGGGGCTGATGGAGAGTGAGCAG GGTCGGGGGCAGCAGCTCCAGCAGAAGCAGCGGGATCTGGAGCAGGAAGGCCTGGAGGCTGCGCGGAGGCTGCTGGCTGGGGAGTGGACCCCACCCCCCCAGGAGCTGGGCGGCCTCTTCCAGGCCTTTGTGGAGAGGGAGAGCCAGGTGTATGCCTGA
- the LRRC46 gene encoding leucine-rich repeat-containing protein 46, which translates to MPGAKLAQSPEEGGVCITEALITKRNLAFPQDEDLSEKMFHTLAELQTVRLDREGITAIRNLEGLQNLHSLYLQANKIQRIENLACVPSLRFLSLAGNQIRQVENLLELPHLQLLDLSENLIETLKLDEFPQSLLILNLTGNSCTKQDGYRELVTEALPLLLDLDGQPVLEHWASDEEEKASGDEEFPELSGPFCSERGFLKELEQEMSRHKERRQQAALTEHLLRMETQPALTDLPVLPGGPVAGDSNPSVTAREGKETPLEPASLPQASSATKKPCPLVSRGQQSTVEARKGARAAAAPLAGAPSTTKTKTKRVKK; encoded by the exons ATGCCTGGAG CTAAGCTTGCCCAGAGTCCAGAGGAAGGGGGCGTGTGCATTACTGAAGCCCTTATCACTAAGCGGAACTTGGCCTTCCCTCAGGATGAGGATCTGTCAGAGAAGAT GTTTCACACTCTTGCTGAACTGCAAACTGTCCGCCTGGACCGGGAGGGGATTACTGCTATCAGGAACCTAGAGGGCCTCCAGAATCTTCACAGCCTCTATCTGCAAGCG AATAAGATCCAGCGAATTGAGAACCTGGCCTGCGTCCCCTCCTTGCG CTTCCTGTCTCTAGCAGGAAACCAAATCAGGCAGGTGGAAAACCTCCTTGAACTCCCACACCTCCAGCTTCTGGACCTTTCTGAGAACCTGATAGAAACACTGAAGCTGG ATGAGTTCCCCCAGAGCCTTCTCATCCTCAACCTGACTGGAAACAGCTGCACCAAGCAGGATGGCTACAG GGAGCTGGTGACAGAAGCCCTGCCACTGCTCCTGGACCTGGACGGGCAGCCTGTGTTAGAGCACTGGGCCTCGGATGAGGAGGAGAAAGCCTCGGGCGATGAGGAGTTCCCGGAGCTGAGTGGCCCGTTCTGCTCAGAGCGAG GCTTCCTCAAGGAGCTGGAGCAGGAGATGAGCAGGCACAAGGAGCGCAGGCAGCAGGCAGCGCTGACGGAGCACCTTCTGAGGATGGAGACACAGCCAGCCCTCACTGACCTCCCCGTGCTGcctggtggccctgtggctggggACAGCAACCCTTCTGTCActgccagggaagggaaggagacacCCCTTGAGCCTGCCTCCTTGCCACAAGCCTCCTCTGCCACCAAGAAACCGTGCCCTCTGGTTTCCAGGGGCCAGCAAAGCACTGTCGAGGCAAGGAAGGGGGCCAGAGCAGCTGCAGCCCCTCTGGCTGGAGCTCCCAGCACCACTAAAACTAAGACCAAAAGAGTCAAGAAATGA
- the MRPL10 gene encoding large ribosomal subunit protein uL10m, whose amino-acid sequence MAVAVAGMLRGGLLPQAGRLPTHQTIRCGSKAVTRHRRVMHFERQKLMALTEYIPPKPAVDPRCLPPPPKPPPEETGLVRLLRREIAAVFRDNRMIAVCQNVALSAEDKLLMRHQLRKHQILMKVFPNQVLKPFLEDSKYQNLLPLFVGHNLLLVSEEPKVKEMVRVLKSMPFLPLLGGCIDDTILSRQGFINYSKLPSLALVQGELVGGLSLLMAQTHSLLQHQPLQLTALLDQYVRQQHKADSVMPASGQPDPPDAVPDS is encoded by the exons ATGGCTGTGGCGGTGGCTGGGATGCTGCGAGGGGGTCTCCTGCCCCAGGCGG GACGGCTGCCCACCCACCAGACTATCCGCTGTGGCTCCAAGGCCGTTACTCGCCACCGTCGTGTGATGCATTTTGAGCGACAGAAGCTGATGGCTCTCACTGAGTATATCCCCCCCAAACCTGCTGTCGACCCAAGATGCCTGCCGCCTCCTCCCAAGCCCCCCCCAGAG GAGACAGGCCTCGTCCGGCTCCTCCGTAGGGAGATAGCAGCAGTTTTCCGAGACAATCGCATGATAGCTGTCTGCCAGAATGTGGCTCTGAGTGCGGAGGATAAGCTTCTTATGCGGCACCAGCTGCGGAAACACCAGATCTTGATGAAGGTCTTCCCCAACCAG GTCCTGAAGCCCTTCCTGGAGGATTCCAAGTACCAAAACCTGCTGCCCCTTTTTGTGGGGCATAACCTGCTACTGGTCAGTGAAGAGCCCAAGGTCAAGGAGATGGTGCGAGTCTTGAAGAGTATGCCTTTCCTGCCCCTGCTAG GTGGCTGCATTGATGACACCATCCtcagcaggcagggcttcatCAACTACTCCAAgcttcccagcctggccctggTGCAGGGGGAGCTGGTAGGAGGGCTCTCCCTCCTCATGGCTCAGACCCACTCCCTGCTTCAGCACCAGCCCCTCCAGCTGACTGCCCTGTTGGATCAGTACGTCAGACAGCAACACAAGGCAGACTCCGTCATGCCAGCCAGTGGGCAGCCTGATCCTCCTGACGCTGTTCCGGACTCATAG